The DNA region TCAATGGATGGTTGTCCTTCATAGACAATGACTCGGTCTGCCAGATATGTTGCCATTATAAAGTCATGCTCCACTATAAATGCAGTTTTCTTAGCGTGGAGAATGAACCGCTTAATGACTTTAGACGCCACAATACGTTGCTCTGAATCGAGATACGCACTCGGCTCATCGATCAGGTAGATATCCGCAGGCTGCAGAAATTCAAAGTTTGTGTATGCATCAGATCACTGAGATGAAGAATCTACGGattcataaaaagaaaaatgctGACCTTTCCGAGGCACAGAGCTAATGCAACCCTTTGCAACTCTCCACCAGAGAGATTGACAACTTCTTGATCCATCAACTGCTCAATCTGAAGCGGTTTCATCACGTCGGACACAAACTGAGGATGCATGTAAGAGTCCCGAATCTTTTGGTGTAGCAAGTGTCTAACTGAATTCTGAAACTTGGGGCTGATCTTTTGTGGCTTGTAGGAAACATTGAACTCTGGTATCTCTATGTCTGATTCTTCTGTTTCGTCAGGTTTCAACAAACCCGCCTGCAGAAAATTACCAAAGTTTTAGGAGTCCACACCATTTACTGAAACTCTAACCAAGAGAGGATATAATGGAGGAAGAGAATACCAGCATTCGGATAAACGTTGTCTTCCCTGTACCATTCTCCCCAAGCATTACAATAATCTGAGAGTCGGTGAATTCACCTTCCGTCACTTTCAACCTGAAGTTTCCTTGAGTTTTGGTCATCGTAGGGTATTTGTACCTCGCGTACGACTGTATTTCTTCAGCACTTTCTTGTGGAGTCTCAGCAACCTTCGAACAAAAGAAGAACTCATTAGGGAAACAATGTTGGTTACTGTTGTGAAGCGGCATTGCCTCTGCACCACCAAAACAAAGTTTACCTTGAAGGTAAGCGATTCATCTCTAAAACGCAAATTTTCTGTGGGGACAAACCCAGCCAAGAAAATGTTGATCCCTTCTCTGACAGAGAAAGGTAGAGTCACGACCCCATAGGCTCCTGGTTTCCCATACAGACAGCAAATGAAATCCGACAAGTAGTCAAGAACACTGAGATCATGCTCCACCACAATGACGTAGCTGAGGAGGAAAGGAAAATGTCAGTATCTTAAATAAAACAATCAGAAGATGAAAAAAATCCAAACCTATTAGGCCTCAGGAGAGAACGAACAACTTGAGCAGCTTTGAGTCTTTGCTTGACATCAAGGTAACTAGACGGCTCATCAAACATGTATATCTCAGCGTTTTGTATAGCAACAACAGCGATGGCAAACCTCTGCAGCTCGCCACCAGACAAATTCTCAACAGCACGATCAATGACCTGGTTCAGTTCCAGATCAGCACAGAGCTCAGCCTTCTTGTCTCTCTCGTCCTTCTGGTCAAGGACCTCTCCAACATTGCCTCGAACAGCTTTTGGGATGTGATCGACATACTGAGGCTTTATAATGGCCTATCATGGACACGAAATCACATCTTGTGTCATTAAATGAACACTCTCTGGAAACAAAATTATAAGGTCAATTAACATTATGATACCTTTAGATTATCTTCTAAAATACGGGTGAAGTAGTTTTGAAGTTCTGAGCCACGGAAGTGAGTCAAGATTTCTTGCCAGTCTGGAGGATTCTACACAAGGAGGAAAATATAAGTATTAATGAACTACTCAAGCGATGCAATTTTCAGATAAAAGTTCAGGAAAGAATATTACAGTGAAACGGCCAAGATTTGGTTTGAGCTTCCCAGCCAAAATTTTCAGAGCGGTTgattttccaataccatttgtGCCAACCAACCCTAGGACTTGGCCTGGCCTTGGAACTGGGAGCCTGGAAAATAAAGCCAGAGATTACACTGTCTCAAAAGTAGCAGAGGAATCAAAAGGAAAACTGAAATAGATAAACGAACCTGTGCAACTTGAAAGTGTTGGCACCATAGCGATGGGTTGTATCTTTCTCCAAGTCTCTGGGAAGATTGATGATCTGAATAGCTTCAAATGGGCATTTCTGCAAAAAGACAGCAGAAATTATTTAGTTTCCCAGCTTTGTTTACATgtacagatatatatatattatatacctTGACACAAATACCGCAACCGATGCACAACTCCTCAGAGATAAAAGCAAGCTTGGAACCA from Raphanus sativus cultivar WK10039 chromosome 8, ASM80110v3, whole genome shotgun sequence includes:
- the LOC108822947 gene encoding ABC transporter E family member 2, which produces MADRLTRIAIVSSDRCKPKKCRQECKKSCPVVKTGKLCIEVTVGSKLAFISEELCIGCGICVKKCPFEAIQIINLPRDLEKDTTHRYGANTFKLHRLPVPRPGQVLGLVGTNGIGKSTALKILAGKLKPNLGRFTNPPDWQEILTHFRGSELQNYFTRILEDNLKAIIKPQYVDHIPKAVRGNVGEVLDQKDERDKKAELCADLELNQVIDRAVENLSGGELQRFAIAVVAIQNAEIYMFDEPSSYLDVKQRLKAAQVVRSLLRPNSYVIVVEHDLSVLDYLSDFICCLYGKPGAYGVVTLPFSVREGINIFLAGFVPTENLRFRDESLTFKVAETPQESAEEIQSYARYKYPTMTKTQGNFRLKVTEGEFTDSQIIVMLGENGTGKTTFIRMLAGLLKPDETEESDIEIPEFNVSYKPQKISPKFQNSVRHLLHQKIRDSYMHPQFVSDVMKPLQIEQLMDQEVVNLSGGELQRVALALCLGKPADIYLIDEPSAYLDSEQRIVASKVIKRFILHAKKTAFIVEHDFIMATYLADRVIVYEGQPSIDCIANCPQSLLSGMNLFLSHLNITFRRDPTNFRPRINKLESTKDREQKSAGSYYYLDD